A window of Pectinophora gossypiella chromosome 12, ilPecGoss1.1, whole genome shotgun sequence contains these coding sequences:
- the LOC126371092 gene encoding replication factor C subunit 3: MSLWVDKHRPRDLMKLDFHKEQAVRLKNLVQQSDFPHLLVYGPSGAGKKTRIMCLLRELYGSGVERLRQETMNFTTPSNKKIEIMTVSSNYHIEVNPTDVGIYDRVVIMDLVKNVAQTHQIDSSGQREFKVVILNEVDDLTKDAQHALRRTMEKYVATCRLILIANSISRVIPAIRSRCLTIRVPAPTENEIASVLHTVCKKEGLSLPSELGLRIAKCADRNLRRALLMCEACKVQQYPFTSDQKVPEPDWQVYIRETAKMILSEQSPKKLGEVRQKLYELLIHGVPPDMIFAGMLRELVRNCDMAMKCQVASHAAKYEHRMRQGNKAIFHLEAFVAKFMAIYKKFMEESLGDAF; this comes from the coding sequence ATGAGTCTCTGGGTAGATAAACACCGTCCAAGGgatttaatgaagttggatttCCACAAAGAGCAAGCTGTTAGACTGAAGAACCTCGTCCAGCAAAGCGATTTCCCTCATCTACTTGTTTACGGCCCTTCAGGAGCCGGTAAGAAAACTCGAATAATGTGCCTTCTAAGGGAGCTCTACGGCTCCGGCGTTGAACGTCTACGCCAAGAAACTATGAACTTCACTACTCCTTCAAACAAGAAAATTGAAATCATGACCGTAAGTAGCAATTATCACATTGAGGTTAACCCGACTGACGTTGGTATTTATGACAGAGTTGTTATCATGGATTTGGTGAAGAATGTAGCCCAAACGCATCAGATCGACTCATCGGGACAGAGGGAGTTTAAAGTGGTAATTTTAAATGAGGTTGATGACTTGACAAAAGACGCCCAACATGCACTTCGACGGACAATGGAGAAATATGTTGCTACTTGTCGTCTTATTCTTATTGCCAACTCCATTTCTCGCGTCATACCTGCCATTAGGTCTCGTTGTCTGACTATCAGAGTACCAGCACCTACAGAAAATGAAATTGCCTCAGTACTACATACCGTTTGCAAGAAGGAAGGTTTGAGTTTGCCTTCAGAACTGGGTTTGAGGATAGCTAAGTGTGCTGATCGCAATCTAAGAAGAGCCCTACTTATGTGTGAAGCTTGTAAAGTACAACAGTATCCGTTTACAAGTGACCAGAAAGTTCCAGAACCAGATTGGCAAGTGTACATAAGGGAAACTGCTAAAATGATATTGTCAGAACAATCTCCGAAGAAATTAGGTGAAGTGAGACAGAAATTGTATGAATTATTGATTCATGGTGTACCTCCTGATATGATCTTTGCCGGTATGCTGAGAGAATTGGTAAGGAATTGCGATATGGCAATGAAATGTCAAGTGGCAAGTCATGCAGCTAAATATGAACATCGAATGAGGCAGGGAAACAAAGCCATATTCCATTTAGAAGCATTTGTTGCTAAATTCATGGCTATATACAAAAAGTTTATGGAGGAATCTTTGGGTGATgcattttga